One Fusobacterium sp. JB019 DNA window includes the following coding sequences:
- the hutH gene encoding histidine ammonia-lyase, with protein sequence MKLVIGERKLTLEDLINVTRKGYTVELSDEAYAKIAKARALVDRYVEEKRVSYGITTGFGKFSDTIVSKEETGQLQKNLIMSHSCGVGNPLSIDMARGIMLLRVVNLSKGYSGARKITVDTLVEMLNKGVTPYIPEKGSLGASGDLAPLAHMVLVMLGMGKAYYNGELMEGKKAMEMAGVAILPELSSKEGLALINGTQVMTSVGAHVAYDAINLMKHLDLAGSLTMEALNGITCAYDPRIHEVRGHAGQIRTAANFREILKGSKNTTKQGELRVQDPYTLRCIPQIHGASKDTLEYVREKIETEMDAVTDNPIIFCDTDDVISGGNFHGQPMALPFDFLGIAISEMANVAERRLERLVNPNLNYGLPAFLVEKGGVNSGFMIVQYAAAALVSENKVLAHPASVDSIPSSANQEDHVSMGTIAARKAGEILGNARKVISMEILSACQGIDLRKAESGLGAGTKEAYKLVRERVAHYDTDRVMHIDIDAVEELIKENKIVETVEKEIGELKI encoded by the coding sequence ATGAAATTAGTAATAGGGGAAAGAAAATTAACACTAGAGGATCTTATTAATGTAACAAGAAAAGGATATACAGTAGAATTGTCAGATGAAGCTTACGCAAAAATAGCTAAAGCAAGAGCTTTAGTAGATAGATATGTTGAAGAAAAAAGAGTATCTTATGGAATTACTACAGGGTTTGGAAAATTTTCTGATACAATTGTATCAAAGGAAGAAACAGGACAATTACAAAAGAATTTAATAATGAGTCACTCATGTGGAGTTGGAAACCCATTATCAATTGATATGGCCCGTGGAATTATGTTACTAAGAGTAGTAAACTTATCTAAAGGATATTCAGGAGCAAGAAAAATAACAGTGGACACATTGGTGGAAATGTTAAATAAAGGTGTAACACCTTATATTCCAGAAAAAGGTTCCCTTGGAGCGTCAGGAGATTTGGCTCCTCTAGCACATATGGTTCTAGTAATGCTTGGAATGGGAAAAGCATATTACAATGGTGAATTAATGGAAGGTAAAAAGGCTATGGAAATGGCAGGAGTTGCAATTCTTCCAGAACTTTCTTCAAAGGAAGGATTAGCATTGATAAATGGTACTCAAGTAATGACTTCAGTTGGAGCTCACGTAGCTTATGATGCAATAAACTTAATGAAACATTTAGATTTAGCAGGTTCACTAACAATGGAAGCATTGAATGGAATAACTTGTGCTTATGATCCTAGAATACATGAAGTAAGAGGACATGCAGGACAAATAAGAACAGCTGCAAACTTTAGAGAAATATTAAAAGGAAGTAAAAATACTACAAAACAAGGTGAATTAAGAGTTCAAGATCCATATACATTAAGATGTATTCCTCAAATTCATGGAGCAAGTAAAGATACATTAGAATATGTTAGAGAAAAAATTGAAACAGAAATGGACGCAGTAACAGATAATCCAATTATTTTCTGTGATACAGATGATGTTATATCTGGTGGAAACTTCCATGGTCAACCAATGGCTCTTCCATTTGATTTCCTAGGAATAGCAATATCAGAAATGGCAAATGTAGCTGAAAGAAGACTTGAAAGATTAGTAAATCCTAATTTAAACTATGGTTTACCTGCTTTCTTAGTTGAAAAAGGTGGAGTAAATTCAGGATTTATGATAGTTCAATATGCAGCAGCAGCTTTAGTATCAGAAAATAAAGTATTAGCTCATCCAGCATCTGTTGATTCAATTCCATCTTCAGCTAACCAAGAAGATCATGTTTCAATGGGAACAATAGCAGCAAGAAAAGCTGGAGAAATTTTAGGAAATGCAAGAAAAGTTATTTCAATGGAAATATTAAGTGCTTGCCAAGGAATTGATTTAAGAAAAGCAGAATCTGGACTTGGAGCAGGAACAAAAGAAGCTTATAAACTTGTAAGAGAAAGAGTTGCTCATTATGATACAGATAGAGTAATGCATATAGATATAGATGCAGTTGAAGAATTAATAAAAGAAAATAAAATAGTTGAAACAGTTGAAAAAGAAATTGGAGAATTAAAAATATAA